The sequence below is a genomic window from Streptomyces sp. V1I1.
TCGATCTTCACCGTGCCGGGGTGGCCTTCATCGAGCGTGACGGTTTCGAAGACTCCGGATGACACGGTCACGGTCGGGACTTCACACTCGGTGGCGTTCAGAGTCACGGTGCCGCCGGGCGCGACGGTCGAGGGGGTGACCGTGAAACCGGCAGGGGTGACGTCGCCCTCGTCGGCGGCCAGGGCGGTTGGCGCGCCGACGGCCAGCGCGGCGGTGCCGATCAGGGCGAGGGAGGCGACACGTATCGCACGCATGGTCAGTTCTCCGTGTTCCCGAGGGCCATTGCGGACGACTTCCGCGCAGGAGAAGAAGTGCCCCTCGTTGGGAAAGACGCTAGGAGGCCGACCGGGGCGCCGCATGCGGCGAGGACGGCCGGCCTCGGCCTGTCACCACCCGTCCGTCGCAGTGGCCGCGACGGTCCTGCCAGGTCACGCGGTACGGCCGGGAGCCCGGCCGATCCGCGGCCTACGCGAGTCCGATCGAGTGACCGCGTCACCCGGTGGCTCTGCGGGAGCGAGCCACCGGGTCCGGCCGGCGACCCCAGGCCCTAACGGAGCGTCACGGACGGCGTGCGGTGATCCTCGGTGCAGTGAACGTCCCACGCGGGGAAGGGATCGTGCCACGGTCCCGTCTCGTCCGCGCCGACGAGGCAGCCGTCGAGCGCGCCGCGCAGCGCCTCTGCGCGCAGTCCGGTGCCGATGAAGACCAGCTCCTGGCCCTGACCGCTCTCCGCCTCGTGCATGCCCGAAGGCTCGAAGCGGGCGACGGCACCGGCCTGCGGCCACAGACCGGTGACGAGCTCGCGCCCGGGCCCGCTACATGAAAATGGTTCCCGTTAACAATTGGGCTCGGGCGGCGTACGTCGGCCCCCGGCCGGGCTCACACCTTGCGGTAGTCGTACGCCTCCGATGCTGCCGCCTGCACCGCGTCCAGGTCGCCGCCCGCCGAAGCGGTCACCACGGCTGCCACCGCCCCCTCCACGAAAGGCGCGTCCACCAGCCGTGTCCCGTCCGGGAGTTCGTCGCCCTCGGCCAGCAGTGCCTTCACCGTCAGCACGGCGCTGCCCAGATCGACGAGGACGGCCACCCCCGCGCCCCCGTCGACAGAGGCCGCGGCCGCCGTGATCAGCTCCGAGCTGGTCCCGAGGCCACCGTCCGCAGTGCCGCCCGCCGGGGCGACGGGCGCGGTCGCGCCGCCCGCGAGCCCCTTGGCCAGCTCGGCGACCGTCGCGGCCACTTCGGCGCTGTGCGAGACCAGCACGATCCCGACCGGCTTGTCGGTGCTCATCCCGCCACCTCCGCCAGCGCCGCGATCAGCAGGGCGGAGGAGGTCGCCCCCGGGTCCTGGTGCCCGATGCTGCGCTCGCCCAGATAGCTCGCCCTGCCCTTGCGCGCCTGCATCGGCACGGTCGCCAGCGCGCCCTGCTCGGCCGCCTCGCGTGCGGCCGCGAACGACGCGGTGGAGTCGCCGAGCGCCTCGACCGCCGGATTGAGTGCGTCCAGCATCGTCTTGTCCCCGGCCTTGGCCCCGCCGAGCTGCGCCACCGCGGCCACGCCCGCGCGCAGCGCATCGGCCAGTTGCGCGGGCGTCACCTCGGCGTCGTCACCGAGCGCCTTTCCCGTATGCCGCAGCAGCGTCCCGTACAGCGGACCGGAGGCACCGCCCACCGTCGAGATCAACTGCCGTCCCGCCAGGGTCAGTACGGCCCCGGGCGTCTGCGGCGCCTCCTTCTCCAAGACCGCCGTCACCGCCGTGAAACCGCGCTGGAGGTTGTTGCCGTGGTCGGCGTCGCCGATCGCCGAGTCCAGCTCGGTGAGGCGGTCCGCCTCACGGTCCACGGAAGCCGCGGCGGCCGTCAGCCAGCGGCGGAAGAAGTCGGCGTCGAGCACATGAACTC
It includes:
- a CDS encoding PTS-dependent dihydroxyacetone kinase phosphotransferase subunit DhaM; translation: MSTDKPVGIVLVSHSAEVAATVAELAKGLAGGATAPVAPAGGTADGGLGTSSELITAAAASVDGGAGVAVLVDLGSAVLTVKALLAEGDELPDGTRLVDAPFVEGAVAAVVTASAGGDLDAVQAAASEAYDYRKV
- the dhaL gene encoding dihydroxyacetone kinase subunit DhaL, whose translation is MLDADFFRRWLTAAAASVDREADRLTELDSAIGDADHGNNLQRGFTAVTAVLEKEAPQTPGAVLTLAGRQLISTVGGASGPLYGTLLRHTGKALGDDAEVTPAQLADALRAGVAAVAQLGGAKAGDKTMLDALNPAVEALGDSTASFAAAREAAEQGALATVPMQARKGRASYLGERSIGHQDPGATSSALLIAALAEVAG
- a CDS encoding GTP-binding protein, with product MWPQAGAVARFEPSGMHEAESGQGQELVFIGTGLRAEALRGALDGCLVGADETGPWHDPFPAWDVHCTEDHRTPSVTLR